The nucleotide sequence TTGATGGAGGCAAAAAAGTTAAAGGTCGCAAGCGCACTATCCTGGTTGATACGATGGGTCTACTGCTGGGTGCCAAGGTCCACAGTGCCCGACGCTCCGACCATGACGGCCTCACCTTGCTGGGGATTTGGTTTGCCAGTATGTGGAGTTGCTTGCAATTGATTTGGACCGATAAAACCTTTGGTGGCAAATCTTTTGTGGCTTGGGTTGAGCAAGCGTTTGGCTGGACTATTGAAGTCGTACAACGGCCTGCTGAGCAAAAAGGGTTCCAGCTTTTACCTCGGCGATGGGTGGTTGAGCGCACCTTTGCCTGGTTTGGTCGATACCGTCGCTTGAGCAAGGACTACGAATATTTGCCCACTACGAGTGAGACGATGCTTTACGCTGCTATGGTCAATCTCATGCTTCGTAGGCTGGCTTGAGACTTTTCAGACACGTTCTAAGGGCGAGTTGGGACCCGATCCGTTCTTACTCACCCCCTTCACTGTGCAGCTGGATGTCAATACCTCTGCTGCCGGAGGCGGACAGATCGTTAGCTTCCTCATGGGAGTTGGTGCTGCTACAATCGCCGCGCCTACGTCTGCCATACCCGCTGTATCCGCAAGTATCAACGGAGGACTTTCGCTACCCGTTCCGGGAACAATTGTTCGCCATCCTTGTTCATTATAGCCTGCACGATTCGTGGCCGATGGTTAATAATACTTACACAATCTTTTCGACTTAGCTTTCAGTAATTATGGGGAAGTTACAATTGATTTCCACATTAAAAAGATGAGTTCTAGATATGCTGAGGACTGGAAGTATATTTGCATGCCTAGTGAATTACCTAGACTAGTATGCGCCTTTGGTGAAAAGGAGAGTAAGTGAATCAGATTGATAGCATAGCTGCGTTGCAGGCGATCGCGATTCTCTTTGCGATTGTTCTTCTAGGGCCGTCAGTGCTCAACTGGATTCTGGGCTGGTTTGCCACCAAGACACTGAGCGAAGTTGGAGATCTCGTCGATCCACCTTCTCCTTTCAAAGCCGCCACCTCGGGCAATATTGCCCAACTAGATGAGTGGCTCGCCACTGGTGCCTCTATCGATAGTCAAGATACCTATGGCAGAACCCCTTTGCACTGTGCAACTGCTGCCAGACACCTAGATGTCATGGATTGGTTACTCCAGCGGGGGGCTAGTTTGGACTTCAAAGTACGAGGAGATATGACGGTGTTGAATATCGCTGCGTCTTCTCAATGGCGAGAGGGGGTGGAGTTATTGCTCCAATATGGCGCTGAAATGGAGCCTGCTGCTGCCGCATTACTCGGCGATCTGGATTATTTCAGGACTTATCTGGATCGGGGCGGCGGCTCAAACGACGAATCCTCAGGACGTCCTTTACTTTATCTGGCAGCGTTCAATCGCGATATCGAGATGGTTCGCTTACTGTTGGATACTGGAGCAGATGTCAATAGTTGCGATCGCAATCTAGGGTGGACAGCACTACATTTTGCAGCCCAAAGCCAGTCCAAACTTGCTGAATTATTGCTCCAGCAAGGGGCAGATATAGAACGACAAGATAAATGTCGTCTGAGGCCCCTTCATGTCGCCGCCTCAAATGGTGCAGCCGATATTGTGGGAGTTCTGCTGGATAATGGTGCCGAAATTGAAGCAAACAGCAATGCTGGCACTCCCTTACAAGCTGCTGCTACAAAAGGGCATGCCAATGCAATCAAAATTCTCTTGGAACGAGGGGCGATTTGCGATCGACGTAATGGTATGGGAGAGACACCGCTTCATTTAGCTGTGGAAAAAGGGCATCTTGAAGCTGTTCGAGTTTTGCTTGAGTGGGGGGCAGATGTCAAGCTGAAACCGGCTCCCTTTCTAACGCCAGTTGCTCAATTAACGAGTGACGAAGCGATCAAACAACTCTTATATCAATACGGAGCATCTGCCTAAGAGCGTGTTTGAGAAGTCTACCGTCCTACGAAGGAATAGGGGTTCCAGACATCAACTCCGAACGCGAGAATTAGGGTTTCAGGCTTCTTAGCTACCTTTTCAAACGCCCTCTAAGAGGCCATCATTAGACCTCTTGCAAAAAAGTTTTGTGATAGAATGGCTGACTTTTCGCTCCGCTGAAGGACTGGCGGATGTAGCGCTAGATATGGCATACAACAGGACGAGAAACATTGATGTTGCTGCCAATGAACTACGAATCGGCCCAACGACTCCACCCCAACTCGTTTAAACGGCGATTTGGCGTGCGTCGCGACACCTTTAAACGCATCCTCAAAGCCTTAAAAGGGCAAATGCCTCAACCCTCAGGGCGGGGTCGAAAGCCAAGCCTCAGCCTGGAGGACCGCGTCTTGGTGGCTTTGGAGTATTGGCGAAAATATCGCACATACTTTCATCTCAGTACCGATTGGGGGGTGTCCGAATCGACTATTTGCCGCATCGTGCATTGGGTCGAGGATGCTTTGATGAGCTCTGGCTTGTTTCGTTTGCCCGGTAAGAAGCGCTTAATCCGGCGTGGTTCAACCATGTGGATTTGTCAATGGCGATGACGCTCGTGTGAACGATCTTAATCTTCAAACATTTTATACTATCCTTAAAGTACTCAGAGCAGTGCGATCGTGAAATCTCCTCGACAATCAACCATCCGTAGTCATCGTCGTAACGACGCCACACTTTCCTCATTCGTTGTGAAGGTGCTGCGCCGCAATCAAATATAACGTAGTTGGTAAACCACTCACAGAACCACGCACGCGGTCACAGCTGAAGAATCTATCGATGAATTCTCAATCGCTTTATACTCCTTTCTTTTCTAAAGTTACACAAAACCCTGTCGAAATCCAAGAGAATTTCATGGTCTTAATATCCCATTCGGTAAGCCTCTCCATGTTGAAAAGCCGCCCGAATTCTACCAATCAACTTTCTGGCAACAGCTACGATGGCTCGCTTCTTCCCGGTATGAGGATGGAGTCTTTCAAAAAATTCGGCTAATGCCTTGTCTTTTCCAATTGCACGCCAAGCAATTTCTATTAATATTCCTCTTACTCTGCTATTGCCCTGCTTGGTAATGTGCCCTCTTCGGATATTTTCACCGGTTGAATATTCACTCGGCGTTAGACCTGTAAAACTGAACAACTGGCGCTCATTCTTAAACTGAGACATATCTCCTAATTCATTAGAAAGAACCCGAGCTGATACCTTCCCGATTCCAGGGGCCGATTGGTAGGTACTCTCATTGGGGTCACTTTCAGCCTGATGCTTCAGCACTTTGTCTAATTTAGCGATCTGTTGGTCTAGGCTCTTCCAGATATCCCAGTAGGCTTCAACTGCAATAGTCAGCTCTTCCGAAAGATTCTGCTTGAACAACTCCCTGACTAGCTTGTGACTCATTCTCCGATTGTCGTCATGGTTGATGAGCCCCAGTTGATGGAACTTCATTCTAATTTTATTCTCGACAGCAGTTCGGTCCTCAACAAGCTGTTGTCTGGTTCGGCTGAGCATGCGGTGTAGTTCTTCTTCCTCGGTTAGGATTCGAACTCCCTTCAAACGTCCTGCTTCCAACAGAGAAGCCAGTTTATGGGCATCTCGTTTATCAGTCTTTACGCGATCGTTAACGGCTACTTCAATCGAAGGGACATGAACGACAATACTATCGATTCCATATTTCACCAGTTCTCGGTGTAGAACAAATGCAGAGAACCCAGCTTCATAGACAGTATGGATTCTTGCCCCTTCAAAGTATTTGAGAAGCTGTTCTGCAAGTCCCTGTGGTGAGGCTGCTGTCGTCCATTTC is from Synechococcus sp. PCC 7336 and encodes:
- a CDS encoding IS5 family transposase, producing MTRQSYDTDLTPAQCELLAPLLPPAKPGGRPRSVNVFEVVNAIFYLLRAGCAWRLLPHDFPAWQTVYYYFRQWEADGTWEALNHALRQQLRETVGRNPSPSAACLDSQSVKTAGAAQETGFDGGKKVKGRKRTILVDTMGLLLGAKVHSARRSDHDGLTLLGIWFASMWSCLQLIWTDKTFGGKSFVAWVEQAFGWTIEVVQRPAEQKGFQLLPRRWVVERTFAWFGRYRRLSKDYEYLPTTSETMLYAAMVNLMLRRLA
- a CDS encoding ankyrin repeat domain-containing protein, with translation MNQIDSIAALQAIAILFAIVLLGPSVLNWILGWFATKTLSEVGDLVDPPSPFKAATSGNIAQLDEWLATGASIDSQDTYGRTPLHCATAARHLDVMDWLLQRGASLDFKVRGDMTVLNIAASSQWREGVELLLQYGAEMEPAAAALLGDLDYFRTYLDRGGGSNDESSGRPLLYLAAFNRDIEMVRLLLDTGADVNSCDRNLGWTALHFAAQSQSKLAELLLQQGADIERQDKCRLRPLHVAASNGAADIVGVLLDNGAEIEANSNAGTPLQAAATKGHANAIKILLERGAICDRRNGMGETPLHLAVEKGHLEAVRVLLEWGADVKLKPAPFLTPVAQLTSDEAIKQLLYQYGASA
- a CDS encoding IS110 family transposase; this translates as MKKPTKHISYSGKDIFVGIDVHKKTYSVVARADSEVVKKWTTAASPQGLAEQLLKYFEGARIHTVYEAGFSAFVLHRELVKYGIDSIVVHVPSIEVAVNDRVKTDKRDAHKLASLLEAGRLKGVRILTEEEELHRMLSRTRQQLVEDRTAVENKIRMKFHQLGLINHDDNRRMSHKLVRELFKQNLSEELTIAVEAYWDIWKSLDQQIAKLDKVLKHQAESDPNESTYQSAPGIGKVSARVLSNELGDMSQFKNERQLFSFTGLTPSEYSTGENIRRGHITKQGNSRVRGILIEIAWRAIGKDKALAEFFERLHPHTGKKRAIVAVARKLIGRIRAAFQHGEAYRMGY